Part of the Alteracholeplasma palmae J233 genome, TGGTTTTGTTTTGTATCAGTTCTAATTATCAAAAGTACCAAGAAGTAAGAAATTACATAGACTTAATAAAGTGAGAGGAAGATAAACATGTTTTTTTTAAAATTTTTAATTAATTTATTTAAACCAAGAAATTGGGGACTATTAGTGTATATGGCGATTAATGCATTTTTCTTTACTATTGTATTTGAGTATTTGTTACAACTTGTTTTTAAAACAACAGATATTATGTGGTATTACATTGTACCAGTATATATCATATTGCTTTTTATTATGTTGAGTTCATTTGGAGAAAATATTTTTAATGCTATGCGAAAAATGAGAGAAATACCCAAAAACTCTGAAACAGAACATATTTATGAACTATTTAATGAAGTATATAGTAATGCCAAGAAAAATAATAACTCAATTAGTAATAAAGTTAAGCTGTACTATATAGATGATGAGAATATTAATGCATTCGCATTTGGCCGAAACACTATTGGAGTTACTGCTGGTAGTTTGCAACTAGATGATGAGGCATTCAAAGGAATTTTAGCACATGAATTTGGACATCTATACGCGCAAGATAGTCATGTGAATTTAGGAATTATGGCGACTAGTTTTTCAATGCAATTTGCAATTTATGCAGTATCATTATTATTTCTATTTTTCACATATATTATAGACATAATTATTACAGCAGTTCTTAATAAGACAAATTTTGGAAAAACAGAAAAAATTCTTTTATTTTCAACCATTGTTATAGCTATTAGAAGTATAATAATTAATGTTTGGACATTTATAGGTAGAGTGTTAGTTTCTATTGCTAGCAGAAAACAAGAATATAAAGCTGATGCATATGCATCAAAAATTGGCTACAATGAAGGACTGTATAGTGCATTAACCATACTTTCTGAGGGTGAACAAACACAGTCATTTGTAAATTATATATTATATGGAACGCATCCAAGTACAGATAAACGACTTTTAGCATTAGAAAATAAATAGAATAATTAAGCGAACGCCTCTTTTAGAGGCGTTTTATAATAGATGTATGTCAATAATAAAGATCCATAGGCTTTAATTTTATTGTCTTATGTAATATAATAGACATAGTTTTTATTCTTATAGAAATAAAAAAAGAGTATTTAATAGTTTATGGGGGGAATAATGAAAAGAATATATAGAATAATAATTGTAATTTTACTTGCCTTGTCATTAAGTGCATGTCAAAAAACAGATTCAAACATAAAAGAAAGTAGTAAGCAACGATATAATGTTTATAATGACTCGTTTACATATATAGGGTTTAAAAAAAAGAGTCTAAATAGTTATAATTTTAAAACTAACATAGAAACTAGCACTCCGATTATAGTGGTAAGTGCTAAAAGTAATATCAACTTAGTTGAAGTAACCGCAAATACCACAATGTATTCTCAAGATGAAAAAAAGATACATAATACTACAAAAACAATAACAAAATCAATTATAAGAAACCAAGAGTTTAATATTGACTTTGAAATTTCAAAAAAAGTTTCAAATGAAACAACAAGGGTATCAGTTACTTTTAGTGGTAAAACTACTGATAAGAATAATAATTCGAAAAGTGATAAAAAGATAGAATATAAAGTACTATTCAAATTTAATAATGGAGAGATTGATTTAGAAAAAAAAGTTAAAGCTAATGAGACTATATCTAAGCCAAGCACTCCGCATAAAAAAAATTATATATTTCAATCTTGGTATCTAGATCAAGACTTTAAGCATGAGTATGATTTTTCAAAAAAAATAACTAGTGATTTAAATTTATATGCAAAATATATAGTTGATTATGCAACTATTACTAATAAAGTTACACATGAAATTATGCCATCTGTAGTCAATATAACTAAGAAAAACTATAATACAATTCTGGGAATTACAACATCATCGCAAAGTTTTATTGGAAGTGGCATTATATTTTATGAAGGATCAGGATATTATTATGCTTTAACTAATAACCATGTGACAGTTAAAAATCCAGACTATAGCAAAGTTAGTTACGAGGTAGAAGATTATAAGGGAAATAAGTACGACGCATATTTAAAACATGAGTCTCCTTCATATGACTTAGCAGTTATATATTTTAAGAAGAAAGAAACCTTGAAAGTAATAGATAGAGCAAAAGAAAATCCTAACATTGACACTGAAATAATTTCATTAGGACAACCTAAAGGACAAACGAATGCAATTACGTATGGGAAAGTTACAGAGTATACAGAGGCTCCAATATTAAAAAACACAAAGTGGTATGAATCAAGTGTTCAGTTTGAAGTGATTTCACACAGTGCTAGAATTGCAGGAGGTTCTAGCGGAGGAGCAATCCTTGATGTCGACTTTAATTTAGTAGGTATTAATTATGCTTCATCAACTAGTTATAACAGTGGAGAATTTGTTAGTGCATATGCTATACCAATTAAAAAAGTGGAAGAATATTTAAGGGTATATATATGGAGCTAACAAGAAATAAATAGTTACTTTAATTAAAAGGGTGTGCACGGTAAAAGGCACGCTCTTTTTGTATATAAAAGTGAATTAAATGATTGACTAAGCGCTTACACTAAGAGTATAATTACATTCTGAAAGCGTTTTATAAAAAAGACAGGAGAATGTAAAGATGATGAGAGTAAAAGAAAATAGTTTAAAAGTGATAGATATTACTAAGAAGATGTTTGTCTTACTTTTAAGTTCAATTCTTGTAGTAGTACTAGTTGCGTGTAATAAAAAAGCACCAGAAATACACGCACTTGCAATTAGTTCATTTCCAACAAAAACAGTATATAAAGTTGGAGAATCTTTTGATAAAACTGGAATAGAAGTGATAGGTGTCATGTCAAATCAAACAGTTATCAAATTAAACGAAGGAACTAAAGATAATGAATATCAGTTCAGTGGCTTTGACTCACAAACAGAAGGAACCAAAAAAGTAGAAGTGAAAAGTGGTAACTTTAAAACTCATTTCACTGTTATAGTAAATAATAATAAAGATGAAGCTAGAGCCCAAATTACTTTTATGAATGACAAAACAGTTTTATCTACAAAAACAATTGATAAAGGTTCTATATTAGAAGAACCAGCATTAGTTAAACAAGAAAACCAATACTTTGTGGGTTGGTTTATTGAAGAAACTAATTATATGTGGAATTTTTCTACAGATCAAGTAAAAGAAGATGTAACATTAAAAGCTAAATATGTTACTCTTGATGAATCACATGTTATTCTTGATGCATATATGAAAGAAGAACAAGCTTCAAAATATACATTTAAGACACTTCAAACTCTAAAAGAAGCTAACATTAAAAACAACACAACAGTGTATTTCGCACCAGGTGTCTATTGGGCTGATGACTATTTAGATACTAATGAGGCAAATACTCCAGAACATCCAGGATTAATAGGAATAGAGTTTTTTCAAACAGGATTAAAATTTGTTGGTTTAACTTCAAATGCAGATGATGTAAGAATAGCGGGTAATAGAGGACAAACAGTAGGTTCAAAAGGTAACTGGAATGTTATTGGAGTAGGACAAGACTTTAGTTCATATAATATTAGTATTGCTAACTACTGCTCAACAGATCTAGTATACCCAAGAGATGTTACACAAAACCTTAAACGTAGAACAGATGCTAGAGTACAAGCTCAAACACTAGCAACCCTTGATGCTGGTGATAGAATGTATTTTGAAAATACAAGATTTGTCAGTCACCTAAACTTAATGGCAGCTGGTAACATGCAAAGAGCATACTTTAAAGACTGTTATTTCCAATTAACAGATGATGCAATCGCTGTTGGTAAGATTAATGTATATGAAAACTGTACATTTGATTTATATGGAGCTCACCCAACATGGGGAGGGATTGAAACACTAGCATTATTCCTTAATTCAACTTTTAACATTAAATATGATTCAGGTATTTTATACTGGGCTAAATCTGGCGGAACCTTTGGTCTTATAGATTCAGTTTTTACAGGTAAAATAGAAGAAGTAAGATGGGAAGACTTCCAAAGACCAGATGCTAAACACTATGTCTATAATAACAAAGATGAAAAAGGAAATGATATCATCTTTGCTAAAGATTATCCAGCTGTGACAGAATATCTAACAGAAGAAACATTACCAATATTTAAGAATAAAGATAATACTTATAATATTTCAAATATATTAGGTGGTAATGATGGTTGGAACCCTACTTTACAAACAGTTAAAACACCATTTAAATTAGTTTTAGCCTCTAATACAACCGTATTAGAATCTAGTCAAGAAGATAACCAAATTGTGTTAACTCCAGTACTAACACCTTCAAATATCTTATCAATTGATAGTATAGAATATACTTATGATGAAAGTTTATTTGACTTTATTTCACAAGAAAATGGAGTATTAAAACTAAAGGCAAAACTAAACCAACAAGGTAAAATCTTACAAACAGTTATTACTGCTAGATCAACTAATAAGTTGGTATCACAAGTAACAGTTTCTATTAGACCTGAGTTAGTAGAAGCGCCTAAATTTATAGGAGAACAAACACTAACTATTAGTAATAACAAAGTTGTTTTAAATTATGAGTATGATCACCCAGGATACACAGATCATTCTAATATATTATGGTATATAGGAACAGAAACAAATAAACAAGAAAGACTTGTTGGACAAACAACCCTTAACAAGCCACAATTAGAATATCAACTATCAAGAACAGATTTAAATAAATATGTATCTGCAGTTATTATTCCTAAATATGAATTTAGTCCAGCAAGCACAGAAATCGCTTTAATAGAAGGACAAAGAGTCATTACTTTAGAAGATATTAAAGATAAAAATATTATTTCTACAAATTTTGCAAATATAGCATGGAAAGATAACTTACTTACTGATAAAAATGTGTGGTATGCAGATTCTCATAGACCTAAAGATATCACAGTAGACTGGGGTAACATAGGAGAACAAGAACCTTGGGTTTATACATACGCAACAGGTGGACAATCAGGTCAAGCAGGAGCACTTTATAAAAATGGTTTACTTTTAGCAAAACGTGGTGCTAGACTTTTATATAATACAAGTGGTGAATATTCGGATGTATCAATGAAAGTATTATTATCACCAGAAAAAACTGCTGGACAAGGCTTTGGTAGTGCAACAGAACAATATTTAGATATCTATATTAAATATGATGTCGAAACTCAAAATGGCTATGCCTTAAGAATTCAAAGAGTTGCTAAAGATAGACAAGGAACAGCAATTAGTTCTGGAGGTAATGCAGTAAGATTCTCACTAGTTGAATATAAAAATGGAATCGAAACTGTATTAGAGTTTGAAGGAAATGATATCATGAGCTCTGCCTTTATGCCAGATACAACTATTATTCTAGAAGTTAAGGGCAATAAACTATCAGCTGATATTACTACAGCATCTGAACAAACAGGTGCTCAAGCAACCTTTGGTCTTCCACATGAAGTTCATTTATCATATGATTTAAAAGATGTAAATAACTATGGTGGTTTCGGATTCCAACACACAGGAACAACTAGTGTTGGTAACAGAGTATTATTACAAGAACTAGAAGTTAAGTTAACTGATAAATAACATATAGAAGTAATTAAATAAAAGTATTAAGATGTCATTCTTCTGATTGAAAGAAAGACATCTTTTTTATAGTTAAATTTATTTCAACTGATTAACTATTATAATTCAGGCATATAGGGATAATAAAAAATAGGTTTAAAATGTGTCTTCTTTCTACTAAAGTAATAGAATTTGACATAAAAATTTTTCTATGCTAATATATACTGTATAACATACACTATTCTAAAGGGGATTTTATATGAATAATGTTAGTTTAATTTTTTTAACATTAATAAGATAATAGAATATTCTTTTTAAACCTATTTGTACTTTTATGTATAGATAGGTAAAGTGTCCGTTATTAACTATGGAGATAAGTGTGTTTTAACAAAGAGAGGGGAAAATGAAAAAAATAATTTTAATATTTTCAAAAAGAACATTTTTAATTATGCTTGGATTGGTTACAGCGATTACGGTTGCTTTCTCGACTAATCAAACACAAGCTATAACTGTTTTTCAGACAAATGCATCAGCATTAGGTTTCAGTATTGCAGATGAATATGCTCCAATATATATGAGTGGGTTCAAAGAAGAAGAATTTGAGAGAAATTTACCAGGGGATAAACATTATACACTTGTTCATCAAGTTTTAATGAGAAATTCAGTAGATCCTTCTTTACATGCAGTTGCGTATAGAGTGCTAACTTCTCCTAAGCAGTTAAGAGAATGGGGGTTTATTGGATTTGGAAGTTATGGTAATAACTATTCAAATTATGATGTTCATACAACTATTACATTTCCTAATGAAAAGCACTTATATTCTATATTAGATTATACTCCGCGTAATCAACCATCAAGTAGTACTGTTGGAATTTCAGTAGGTATGTCAGTGTCAGGTCCATCTGTCAGTGCTAGCACAAGTTTTAATCATAGAGAATTAAATGTTTACTCAGACACAAGCACAAGCGATAAAGTATATAAAACACGATATCAATATCGCTCTGGGATTTGGGACATTAATTCTACAAAATATTTAGATGGTGAAATTAATTCGTATGGAATGCTTATTTTTAGAAAACCAGGTGTTGTTTGGGTTAATATAAAACACATGATTCAATACGAGCAGCAAGTTGGCTCTAATAAAAGAACATCAGCTGGCTTGGTTCATTTCAATAGTAGATACTAAAGGCTTAAAATAGCTTAAAATTTAGCATACTTATCTCATATAAAAATATCTAAAAAGGGAGAATTTATGAAATATAAAAAAATTATGATTTTGTGTATAACCTTTCTAGTAACAATTCTTGCTAGTTGTGCTAAAAAGATAGATTCAGATAAAGAAATAACTTTTTTGAATAAAAATAAAGCTCATATTTATGCTTATAAAGAAACTGAAGTAGTAGATACAATTAGTTCAAATTTTACTAATATTGAAGATATTAGTTTATCATATGACTTTATATCTATAGTAATTGATTGTTCAAAATATTATCAAAATATGACAAAAGATTTTATTGAAGATTTGTATAACCTACTAAATTTAAATGATCATATAATGGTTTTATTTGTTGATGCTAAAAACTACAATTTTTTTGAATCTACTCCATTTGCAAATGAAAAGAACTATTATGAAAATGTGAGCTATGTTCATGGATTTTATAATTTTTCATCTGTAAAGGGGATAGTTGAAATCAACTACGGTTTGACATTTGATGGTGAAGGTTCAAAATTTAAATATGCAATTATTTCTACTTTTTATAGAAGGGTATATAACTATATAGGGGCATTATAATATGTATGAACTGAAAAGAATTTCAAAAGAGTATAAAAATGGAAAAGAAATAATACAGGTATTAAAAGAAATTAACATGAAATTACCACCTAATGGTATGGTTTTTATTGTTGGGAAGTCAGGTAGTGGAAAGTCAACACTACTTAATATTTTGGGTGGATTAGAAACACCAACAAAGGGGAATATAAAATATAAAAATAAAGAAATTGATGATTTGTCATTTAAAAGAGATATTGTTAGTTTTGTGTTTCAAGATTTTAACTTGTTATATGGTTTGACAGTTGTTGAAAACTTGAAAATTGTAAATAAACTATCTGATGAAAGAGTAAAAAAATTGCTTACTTCGGTAGATATGCTGGATAAGATAAATACCAAAATTAAATATTTATCTATAGGTGAAAAACAAAGATTATCAATTGCGAGGGCATTGGCAAAAAATTTTGAAATTATGTTATTAGATGAGCCGACTGGAAGCCTTGATATAACTAATAGAAAAAAAGTTTTTGATTTGCTAAAAAAAATCTCAACTGAAAAGTTGATTATTATAGTTTCACATGATTTGGAAAGTGCATTTGAGTATTCTGATAGCATAATTGAAATAAAAGATGGGATAGCGGGTAACCTTATATCAAATAAAGAAACTAAATTATTAGATACAACTGAAAAAATGCCACATTCAAATAATGAAGTATTTGATAAGAAATCACAATTTAGATATGCTACATCACTATTATTCTTGAATAAATTTCGTTTTATAATTACTATGCTAATCCTTATTTTAAGTACGATATTAACATTCACTCAGTTAAATTTATCAAATTTTAACACTGAAAAAGCATTGAATAATGCCATAACTAAAAATAATGATTTCGCAGTCCCTCTAAGTTGGTCTGTTAGAAATGAACCAACAAATAAGATAGAACAGTTTTCCAAAGGGGAAGACTTATACAATAAAATTAATGATAATGATAGTCAATATAATAAGTTAGTTACATATATTAGTAGTAACCAATTAATAAACAATAATGAAAGTAAGCTAAACGAAACAGTCCTTTATTTATTTAAAGAAAATGAAAAAATAGATTTAAGTATTACTGAAGGAAGATTACCAAATAATAAAAATGAAGTACTAATAAGTGATTTTTTGTCAATTTATAAGTTTAATCAAGACGAAGTTATTGGAAAAAAAATATCAATGCCGATAGAAACTTTAGATACAGAAATAATACTAACAGTTGTCGGAATAGTTGAAACTGATTATAAAGATATTAGACTTTTCAACAAAATAGAAGATGAAGTATACCTTAAAGGGAATAAAGATGCAGTTACATTTAATTATATGACTCTATATACGAAGGAATCACTACTTTTTTCTGGAATAACGGATAATATAATTACTATACAGTCATCTAATTTTTTACAAACAGACCAGTTAACAGAAATTTATACGCAGCCATTTAACTCATTGAAATATAAAAAATATGATAATGAGCAGTTGATTGAAGGGAAACTACCAGAAAAGATTAATCAAATTGTTGTAAGCGATGTATTTTTAAAAAAGCATAACCTAAAATTTAATGAAATAAAAGAAATTAACTATTTATACAAAGATATAAGGGCAACAATCAATAAAAATAGATATCTAGATATTATCAATTTTTTTGAAATATTGGAATCGGTAGAAATTGTTGGTATAACGGAGAGCAAATCAGATATTCTAGTCTCACATGAACTGTCGATTGTAATAGAAAACAAGCTTAAATACTATTCGGTTGATGGGTATGCAGTTTCAAAACCAAAACAATCTTTTATAGAAAAATCTAATGGATCAAATATATATTTCAATTTTAGGTATTTAGAGCCGATATATACTATGGTAGAATTGTTAAAAGGCCCAATAGTAACGGTTGTTTTAACAGTTGAATTTATTTTAATTATACTCTCAGCGCTATCACTATTACTATATTGTCAAAATGCAGTTAAAACAAAAAGAAGAGAAATATCAATTATAAAGTCTTTAGGTGTAAAAAATTCTAAGTTATTCAACGTTTTTTTGATTCATAATATGACCCAAACTCTTTTTTCAACTGTTATTGGGATCATAGCGGGGCTTTTTTTTATAAAAATGGTCAATATGATTGTATCTGATGGAACTGTCTTTAATATCAATTATAATTTATTTTTAATTACTCCAATTAGCCTGATTGCAATTTTTATGATTTCATTTTGTATCTGTCTTATAGGAACAATTATTCCTTTTATAAGTATAAAAAAAATAAGTATTGCCTCTGAGCTAAAGATAAATCAATAGTGGCATGAGAAATTGAAATGACTAATAGTACGAAGAGAATATGAAAGAAAATTTATAAAAAATTTAATTATAGTATATTTATATTATTTATCTTTCTTTTGAATGCGTGTGTACTCAAAACCTATCAGTCACTAACTATATTGGTAATCTAAGTCATTGTGACCTAAATAAAAATATGGAGGAAAGCAAAAAAATGAAATTTTTAGAAACACAAGGATTAAAGTCGTCAGCATTTTATTTTAAAATAACAGATAATGAAATGGAATATGTTGATTGTTTAGATGATATAAGCGTTGGAGTAGGTTCAGGTCTTGCAACTGCTAGCTCTACTTTTAACAACTAAAAATCATGATTAAATCACGTAGATTATTATATTGCCTTATACCTTTTTTTCTTTTATCCACTGCACATTTTATATCGCTGCTACTCATGGTAAGCTATAATGTTGCTTCAGTTTATAGAGTGATAAATGTAGTGATTTGGGCGGCTGAAGGCTACTTTATTTTAATAATTTTATTTCTTTCTAGAAAAAAGATTACAAATTTTTTTAAGCGTACTAACCTCAATGATAGTAATTTAGAAAGGGAAAAATAGTATGAATAAAAACTATATTAAATGGATAAGAAGTAAAGTTGGGCATGAAAAGATTTTCTTAAATTTTGTAGGTGGATGTATAAGAAACTCAAAAGGTGAAATCTTACTACAACGTAGAAAAGATAAAAATGTTTGGGGATTTCCTGGTGGAGCAATTGAACTTGGTGAATCAGCAAAAGAAGCTGTTATAAGAGAGATAAAGGAAGAAACAGGGCTTGATATCATTCCTCGTAAAATGATAGGAGTTTATACACACTATTTTGATGAATATCCCAATGGAGATAGTGCTCAAGTTATTGCTATATTTTTTGATTTAGAGATTGTTGGTGGAAAGCTTGATGATAATAACGATGAAACATTAGAATTAAAGTTTTTTAATGAAACAAAATGTCCTAAACTTGTAAACCAACAACATGAAGATGCATTAATAGACATGATAAATAGAGAATATGGAATATGCAGATAAAAAACTCTTTTATGTCTAATGAACCCAATAAGTTGAACTTAATACAATAAACTGATGATAAGGATTGTTGTCTATATTGATATGGACTCAATCCTTTTAATTTTATTAATGATGATGACTTAATGATAAAGAAATAAACTTTATTATTGAACCAACCATTTAAAATACTTTAAACATAAAAAAGCGAATCCCATTACAAATGATCCGCTTTATATCTTAATAAACTTCATTTTTCTTTATTTAAATTATGCTTAATTCCCCAGTCATGCAGACTTCTTAAAATCTTTTCTAACTCTAAACCATATTTACTAATTTCATAAGTGACTTTAGGTGGAATAGATTCATACTGAGTTCTAATAATTAAACCTTCAGATTCTAAACTCTTTAACTGGCTGGCAAGCATTTTAGGTGTAATACCATTAAGCTCTCGTTCTAGTTCATTAAAGCGTTTTGGACCTTCGTTTATTAAAGTTAAAAGTAATGCTGGTTTCCATTTT contains:
- a CDS encoding winged helix-turn-helix transcriptional regulator, coding for MQIKNVKECRVNDALSIISGKWKPALLLTLINEGPKRFNELERELNGITPKMLASQLKSLESEGLIIRTQYESIPPKVTYEISKYGLELEKILRSLHDWGIKHNLNKEK
- a CDS encoding trypsin-like peptidase domain-containing protein — encoded protein: MKRIYRIIIVILLALSLSACQKTDSNIKESSKQRYNVYNDSFTYIGFKKKSLNSYNFKTNIETSTPIIVVSAKSNINLVEVTANTTMYSQDEKKIHNTTKTITKSIIRNQEFNIDFEISKKVSNETTRVSVTFSGKTTDKNNNSKSDKKIEYKVLFKFNNGEIDLEKKVKANETISKPSTPHKKNYIFQSWYLDQDFKHEYDFSKKITSDLNLYAKYIVDYATITNKVTHEIMPSVVNITKKNYNTILGITTSSQSFIGSGIIFYEGSGYYYALTNNHVTVKNPDYSKVSYEVEDYKGNKYDAYLKHESPSYDLAVIYFKKKETLKVIDRAKENPNIDTEIISLGQPKGQTNAITYGKVTEYTEAPILKNTKWYESSVQFEVISHSARIAGGSSGGAILDVDFNLVGINYASSTSYNSGEFVSAYAIPIKKVEEYLRVYIWS
- a CDS encoding NUDIX hydrolase; protein product: MNKNYIKWIRSKVGHEKIFLNFVGGCIRNSKGEILLQRRKDKNVWGFPGGAIELGESAKEAVIREIKEETGLDIIPRKMIGVYTHYFDEYPNGDSAQVIAIFFDLEIVGGKLDDNNDETLELKFFNETKCPKLVNQQHEDALIDMINREYGICR
- a CDS encoding ABC transporter ATP-binding protein/permease, which produces MYELKRISKEYKNGKEIIQVLKEINMKLPPNGMVFIVGKSGSGKSTLLNILGGLETPTKGNIKYKNKEIDDLSFKRDIVSFVFQDFNLLYGLTVVENLKIVNKLSDERVKKLLTSVDMLDKINTKIKYLSIGEKQRLSIARALAKNFEIMLLDEPTGSLDITNRKKVFDLLKKISTEKLIIIVSHDLESAFEYSDSIIEIKDGIAGNLISNKETKLLDTTEKMPHSNNEVFDKKSQFRYATSLLFLNKFRFIITMLILILSTILTFTQLNLSNFNTEKALNNAITKNNDFAVPLSWSVRNEPTNKIEQFSKGEDLYNKINDNDSQYNKLVTYISSNQLINNNESKLNETVLYLFKENEKIDLSITEGRLPNNKNEVLISDFLSIYKFNQDEVIGKKISMPIETLDTEIILTVVGIVETDYKDIRLFNKIEDEVYLKGNKDAVTFNYMTLYTKESLLFSGITDNIITIQSSNFLQTDQLTEIYTQPFNSLKYKKYDNEQLIEGKLPEKINQIVVSDVFLKKHNLKFNEIKEINYLYKDIRATINKNRYLDIINFFEILESVEIVGITESKSDILVSHELSIVIENKLKYYSVDGYAVSKPKQSFIEKSNGSNIYFNFRYLEPIYTMVELLKGPIVTVVLTVEFILIILSALSLLLYCQNAVKTKRREISIIKSLGVKNSKLFNVFLIHNMTQTLFSTVIGIIAGLFFIKMVNMIVSDGTVFNINYNLFLITPISLIAIFMISFCICLIGTIIPFISIKKISIASELKINQ
- a CDS encoding zinc metalloprotease HtpX, which translates into the protein MFFLKFLINLFKPRNWGLLVYMAINAFFFTIVFEYLLQLVFKTTDIMWYYIVPVYIILLFIMLSSFGENIFNAMRKMREIPKNSETEHIYELFNEVYSNAKKNNNSISNKVKLYYIDDENINAFAFGRNTIGVTAGSLQLDDEAFKGILAHEFGHLYAQDSHVNLGIMATSFSMQFAIYAVSLLFLFFTYIIDIIITAVLNKTNFGKTEKILLFSTIVIAIRSIIINVWTFIGRVLVSIASRKQEYKADAYASKIGYNEGLYSALTILSEGEQTQSFVNYILYGTHPSTDKRLLALENK
- a CDS encoding bacterial Ig-like domain-containing protein → MMRVKENSLKVIDITKKMFVLLLSSILVVVLVACNKKAPEIHALAISSFPTKTVYKVGESFDKTGIEVIGVMSNQTVIKLNEGTKDNEYQFSGFDSQTEGTKKVEVKSGNFKTHFTVIVNNNKDEARAQITFMNDKTVLSTKTIDKGSILEEPALVKQENQYFVGWFIEETNYMWNFSTDQVKEDVTLKAKYVTLDESHVILDAYMKEEQASKYTFKTLQTLKEANIKNNTTVYFAPGVYWADDYLDTNEANTPEHPGLIGIEFFQTGLKFVGLTSNADDVRIAGNRGQTVGSKGNWNVIGVGQDFSSYNISIANYCSTDLVYPRDVTQNLKRRTDARVQAQTLATLDAGDRMYFENTRFVSHLNLMAAGNMQRAYFKDCYFQLTDDAIAVGKINVYENCTFDLYGAHPTWGGIETLALFLNSTFNIKYDSGILYWAKSGGTFGLIDSVFTGKIEEVRWEDFQRPDAKHYVYNNKDEKGNDIIFAKDYPAVTEYLTEETLPIFKNKDNTYNISNILGGNDGWNPTLQTVKTPFKLVLASNTTVLESSQEDNQIVLTPVLTPSNILSIDSIEYTYDESLFDFISQENGVLKLKAKLNQQGKILQTVITARSTNKLVSQVTVSIRPELVEAPKFIGEQTLTISNNKVVLNYEYDHPGYTDHSNILWYIGTETNKQERLVGQTTLNKPQLEYQLSRTDLNKYVSAVIIPKYEFSPASTEIALIEGQRVITLEDIKDKNIISTNFANIAWKDNLLTDKNVWYADSHRPKDITVDWGNIGEQEPWVYTYATGGQSGQAGALYKNGLLLAKRGARLLYNTSGEYSDVSMKVLLSPEKTAGQGFGSATEQYLDIYIKYDVETQNGYALRIQRVAKDRQGTAISSGGNAVRFSLVEYKNGIETVLEFEGNDIMSSAFMPDTTIILEVKGNKLSADITTASEQTGAQATFGLPHEVHLSYDLKDVNNYGGFGFQHTGTTSVGNRVLLQELEVKLTDK